The window CTTCACCCATGTCGTGCTTTCGAGGGTTCGCGGACGGATGGTTGCTTCGACACCACCCATCTTACCGCGGCTCAAGAAGATGCGACATGGGTTCTTTCGTTCTATGCCCTCCAATGCTGATTTCAGGCGAATAACCAAGGATGAGATCCTTTTCAGAGCCGATACCTGAACGATTCTCTGCAAACTGGCATGAATACTCAATCCAACAATAGTATCACAGACATGAGTATCTGGACGGCGGGCAGCTCCGGCTGGTTGTCCGGGATTCGGGGACGACCTCACCCCCGCCGGCGGCCGCCGCGCGGGCGGCGGGGCGGCGGGCGCTTCGGCTTTGACTTGGCGCGCTGGCGGGCGGCTTCGGCTTCGGCCTCGGGGGTGCCGGGGCGCGGGCGGACCTGCGCGTCGGTGATGGCGCGCGCGGCCGCGTTGGCCACCGCGCGCCGGAGGTCGTAGATCTGCCCCGACGTCCCCGTGGCGTACGTGCGGTTGGTGAGCAGCACCACGAACAGGCCGCGCTCGGGGTCGATCCACAGCGAGGTGCCGGTGTAGCCCGTGTGCCCGTACGAGCGCGCCGAGACCCATCCCCCGGCCGAGCTGGCACGCGCCGGCGTGTCCCACCCCAGCGCGCGCGTCCCCGCCCCCTCCTGCTTCGCCGCGAAGGTGCGCACCGTCGCGGGCGACCACACCCGGCGCGCGCCGTACGCCCCGCCGTTCAGCCAGGCCTGCGCGTAGACGGCCAGGTCCTCGGCGGTGGAGAAGAGCCCCGCGTGCCCCGCCACGCCGCCCAGCCGGAAGGCGTTGCCGTCGTGCACCACGGCGTCCAGCACGTACGGCCGCTCGGAGCGCTGCGCCGTGGGCACCGTGCGGTCGATCCAGAGCACCGGCGGGTCGAACAGCGTCCGCTCCATCCCCAGCGGGACGAAGACGCGCCGCGCCAGGAAGCGGTCGAGCGGCTCCCCCGCGCGCCGGCGCACCACCTCGGCCAGCAGGATCATCCCGAAGTCGCTGTACAGCACCCGCTTCCCCGGCTCGGCGTCCAGCGAGGTGCGGTAGACCCGGCGCAGCGCCTCGTCCGGGTTCGCCGTCCCGCCGAAGAGGTCGTCGCCCGCGGGGAGGCCGGAGGTGTGGGTGAGCAGGTGGCGGATGGTGACGTCTCCCTTCCCCTCGCCGCGGAACTGGGGGACGTAGCGGCGCACCGGCGCGTCGAGCCGCACCTCGCCGTCCTCCACCAGCGCCATGATCGCCGCGGTCGTCCCCACCACCTTGGTGAGCGAGGCGATGTCGAACAGGGTCGACGCCGGGTCGACGGGACGGCCGCTCGTCCGCCCGTAGCCGGTGAGCTTCACCAGCCGCCCGCCGCGCCCCACCGCGACGGCGCCGGCGGTGAAGACGCCGCCGTCCAGCGCCCGCCGCATCACCCGGTCGACCCGCGCCAGCGAGTCGGCGCTCATCCCCGCCTCGCGCGGGGCCGCGCGCACCAGCGTCCGCGCCGGGGGCCAGGCGGCGCGCGGGGCCGGCCTCGCCTCCCCGCCGTCCTCGCCCGCCCCGTCCGCCCCCGCCGCCTCGCCCCCACCGACGAGCCAGCGCGCCGCCACCCGCTGCGCCGCCTTCCCCGTCCCCCAGACCACGAGCGCGGACGCGGCCCCGGCGGGGGGATCGGCCGCCTCGGGCGCGAAGGCGACGTGGACGATCCGCCGCGAGGTGGTGTCGCGCACGAAGGCGACGCTGTCCCGCCGCGCCCGGCGCTCGGCCGCCGTGTCGCGCGGCGGCGGGGGCGGGGGCGGGGGCCGGCGCGCCTGCGTCCCCCGCCGGCCCGTGGCGGGACGCCGGGTCTGCGGCGGAGCCGCGGGGCGCCGCGGCGCGGGGCGGGGGACGGGGGGAACCACACGGTCGGCGACGGGGAGCGGCGCGCCGGGGAAGACGGCCGCGACCACGCAGTCCGCGTCGTTCGCCGGCCAGCCGGGAAGGCGCGAGAGCGGCCCCCGGCGGGCGACGGCGCGCGCCTGCAGGTGCAGCAGCCCGGGGACGCGCCGCGCCAGCTCGCCCGAGAGGACGCCGGCTTCGCCCGTGGGGCCGGTCACCAGCACCGTCTTGCGGCAGCCGGCCAGCGCCCGCCCCGCTTCGGCGCCGAACGCCAGCCGCGTGCGCTCCAGCGCCGCGGCGGCCGTGGCGGCGGCCCCGGCGGAGCGCAGCGGCGGGCGGACGCTGTCGGCGCTCGGCAGGCCGAGCCCGGCGCGCGCCTTCGCCGCGAACACCCGCCGCGCCGCACGGTCGATCCGCTCGCGGGAGATCCGCCCCGCCTGCACGGCCGCCACCAGCGAGTCCACCAGCGCCTCCGGGTCGGGCGCGCCCACCACCAGGTCCGCCCCCGACGCCACCGCGGCCAGCGCGGCGGAGACCGCCCCGAAGCGGCGGCCGATCGCGGCCTCCGGGCCGACGTCGGCCACCACGAGAGAGAACCCCAGGTCGCGGCGGAAGACGCCCTGCACGGCCACCCCGGAGAAGGGCAGCGGCGCCGCGTCGCCCGTGAGCGCGGGGAGGGCGACGAAGGCCGGCTCCACCGCCGCCCCGGCCCGCGCCGCCGCGCGCAGCGGCTCCAGCTGCGCCACCTCCAGCGCCGCGCGGTCCCAGCGGACGACGGGCGCCAGGGAGTCGGCGGGGCCGGGCGGCGCGAAGGCGGTGACGCCCGCCAGCACCCCCTCCTTCCCCAGCGCGGCCAGGTACGCCCCCAGCACCCCCGGCGCATCCGGCGCCAGGTACGGCGTCGCGTACGGTCCTGACGCGGCCGGGAGCGGGGGACCGGGGAGGAGGAGGAGGTGCGCGCCGAGCGAGCGCGCCTCCCGGGCGGCCGCGGCGGCCACCTGGCCCGCCAGCTCCCGGTCGCCCGCGAGGGCCAGCGCGGCCGGCGCGGGCAGCTCCGTGGCGTCGGCGAAGCGCGGCACGAGCCCCCGCTCCGCGCGGGCCGCCACCAGCGGCGGGAGCGGGGCGCCGTGGCCCAGCTCGGCCACGCGCGCGCTCCAGGCGGTGGCGCTCCCGCCGGCCAGCTCCAGCCCTCCGCCCAGGCGCACCCAGCGCCTGAGCCGCGCCAGCGCCGTGTCGGAGGGCGCCGCGGGGCCCGCGCGCGCGGCCACCAGCTGCGCCGCCTTCTGGCGCAGCGTCAGGCGGGCGAGCCGCGCCTCGCTCCACGGCGACGCGGGCTCGCCGCGCGCGCATGCCGCGAGCGCCGCCGCGAGCGCGAGCAGGCACAGGCGCACCCGCGCGCGCGGGGACGGCGGGAGAGCGGAAACGCGGGAGCGAATGGTCGACAAGACGCGAGCGGCGTGGCCGGGGCGATCCCCCGCCGCCCACCCGTGGCGGGGGTGGGACGCACGGGACGTTGCACTTCGCCCGGCAGGAACCGGACCGGCGGCGCTGGGGCAACGCTGTACCAGCCTGGGACACGGGTGCCGCATCGGGAAACGTCTGTAGGTACCGGAACCCCAGCATCTACGCGGAAATGTGCGGTCCCGGCTCTGGTCTGGCTTTTGCCGGTGTATACAGCGGCGCCGTGTGGCGAGGAGCCGCACGGCACGTCTGCGCGAGGTACTGCGCACGCGCGGCGCGGTTCCTTCCGCAGGAGCCGCGCTCCCGCCGGACCGACGCCACGCCGCCCTTCTCCC is drawn from Longimicrobium sp. and contains these coding sequences:
- a CDS encoding serine hydrolase, with amino-acid sequence MRLCLLALAAALAACARGEPASPWSEARLARLTLRQKAAQLVAARAGPAAPSDTALARLRRWVRLGGGLELAGGSATAWSARVAELGHGAPLPPLVAARAERGLVPRFADATELPAPAALALAGDRELAGQVAAAAAREARSLGAHLLLLPGPPLPAASGPYATPYLAPDAPGVLGAYLAALGKEGVLAGVTAFAPPGPADSLAPVVRWDRAALEVAQLEPLRAAARAGAAVEPAFVALPALTGDAAPLPFSGVAVQGVFRRDLGFSLVVADVGPEAAIGRRFGAVSAALAAVASGADLVVGAPDPEALVDSLVAAVQAGRISRERIDRAARRVFAAKARAGLGLPSADSVRPPLRSAGAAATAAAALERTRLAFGAEAGRALAGCRKTVLVTGPTGEAGVLSGELARRVPGLLHLQARAVARRGPLSRLPGWPANDADCVVAAVFPGAPLPVADRVVPPVPRPAPRRPAAPPQTRRPATGRRGTQARRPPPPPPPPRDTAAERRARRDSVAFVRDTTSRRIVHVAFAPEAADPPAGAASALVVWGTGKAAQRVAARWLVGGGEAAGADGAGEDGGEARPAPRAAWPPARTLVRAAPREAGMSADSLARVDRVMRRALDGGVFTAGAVAVGRGGRLVKLTGYGRTSGRPVDPASTLFDIASLTKVVGTTAAIMALVEDGEVRLDAPVRRYVPQFRGEGKGDVTIRHLLTHTSGLPAGDDLFGGTANPDEALRRVYRTSLDAEPGKRVLYSDFGMILLAEVVRRRAGEPLDRFLARRVFVPLGMERTLFDPPVLWIDRTVPTAQRSERPYVLDAVVHDGNAFRLGGVAGHAGLFSTAEDLAVYAQAWLNGGAYGARRVWSPATVRTFAAKQEGAGTRALGWDTPARASSAGGWVSARSYGHTGYTGTSLWIDPERGLFVVLLTNRTYATGTSGQIYDLRRAVANAAARAITDAQVRPRPGTPEAEAEAARQRAKSKPKRPPPRRPRGGRRRG